A stretch of the Polyangia bacterium genome encodes the following:
- a CDS encoding anhydro-N-acetylmuramic acid kinase: MAAPGTDPLAALLALRQRPTRLVVGLLSGTSADGTDAALCEISGCGEATQLKMRSFVMTPFSRPLRERIFRLSEADASELCDLDVLLGQAFADAAQAACDAARTPIDAVDLIGSHGQTAVHHPRSAGALGATLQIGEPAVIAERTGRPVMSDFRVRDVAAGGEGAPLVPLVDHLLFRAAGKKRALQNIGGIANVTLVRTRLEELIAFDNGPGNMPLDAVARAASGGAESFDAGGQRAARGRIDRGLLDELNRHPYLNQRPPKSTGRELFGKDFVYPLLSRFEGRLDDLLATLTRFSAEAIARSYRELCPALPDEVYVSGGGALNATLMRHLGELLAPIPVATTDALGVDPKAKEAVAFAVLANETLFGHAGNVPSVTGARGPRVLGKVSF; encoded by the coding sequence GTGGCCGCGCCCGGCACCGATCCGCTCGCTGCGCTGCTGGCCTTGCGCCAGCGACCGACGCGGCTGGTGGTGGGTTTGCTGTCGGGGACCAGCGCCGATGGAACCGACGCCGCCCTGTGCGAGATCAGTGGCTGTGGCGAGGCCACGCAACTGAAGATGCGCAGCTTCGTGATGACCCCGTTTTCGCGCCCGTTGCGCGAACGCATCTTCCGCCTTTCCGAGGCCGATGCTTCGGAGCTGTGCGACCTGGACGTCCTGCTGGGACAGGCCTTCGCCGACGCCGCGCAGGCCGCCTGCGACGCCGCCCGAACGCCGATCGACGCCGTTGATCTGATCGGCTCGCACGGACAGACGGCCGTGCACCATCCGCGCTCGGCGGGCGCACTGGGTGCCACCTTGCAGATCGGCGAGCCGGCGGTGATCGCCGAGCGCACCGGCCGCCCGGTGATGAGCGATTTCCGCGTGCGTGACGTGGCCGCCGGCGGCGAGGGCGCGCCGCTGGTGCCGCTGGTTGATCATTTGTTGTTTCGCGCCGCCGGAAAAAAACGCGCCCTGCAAAACATCGGCGGCATCGCCAACGTCACGTTGGTGCGCACGCGGCTGGAAGAATTGATCGCCTTCGACAACGGCCCCGGCAACATGCCCCTGGACGCCGTGGCGCGCGCTGCCTCGGGCGGCGCAGAGAGCTTCGACGCCGGCGGCCAGCGCGCGGCGCGCGGCCGGATCGACCGCGGGCTGCTGGACGAATTGAACCGCCATCCGTACCTGAACCAGCGTCCGCCCAAATCAACCGGACGCGAGCTGTTCGGCAAGGACTTCGTCTATCCACTTTTATCGCGCTTCGAAGGCCGGCTTGACGATCTGCTGGCCACCCTGACCCGCTTCTCTGCCGAGGCCATCGCCCGCAGCTACCGTGAGCTCTGCCCCGCCCTGCCCGACGAAGTCTACGTGTCGGGCGGCGGCGCCTTGAACGCCACGCTGATGCGCCACCTCGGCGAGCTGCTGGCGCCGATCCCCGTCGCCACCACCGACGCCCTGGGCGTTGATCCCAAGGCAAAGGAAGCGGTCGCATTCGCCGTGCTGGCCAACGAAACGTTGTTCGGTCACGCCGGCAACGTCCCGTCGGTCACGGGTGCGCGCGGGCCGCGGGTGCTGGGGAAGGTTTCGTTTTAA
- the dapA gene encoding 4-hydroxy-tetrahydrodipicolinate synthase has product MFTGVITAIVTPFRGDAVDEESLRKLCDDQIANGIDGIVPVGTTGESPTLTFDEHVRVIKVVVEAVKKRVPVIAGTGSNSTREAIELSQAAQKVGADGLLLVTPYYNKPGQEHLYRHFKAVVDAVPLPTVVYNVPGRTGCDLLPDTIARLCDLPAVVGVKEATASALRAAQIIAKVGDRLAVLSGDDATAFALYALGAKGCISVVSNVAPRDMSAMWDAAVAGDWKKARELHYKLLPLGEELFIEANPVPVKAALSMMGRIADELRAPLYPLAPANRERIRAALQRCGLL; this is encoded by the coding sequence ATGTTCACGGGAGTCATCACCGCCATCGTCACGCCGTTTCGCGGTGACGCTGTCGACGAAGAATCATTGCGCAAGCTCTGCGACGATCAGATCGCGAACGGCATCGACGGGATCGTTCCGGTGGGAACCACCGGCGAATCCCCCACCCTGACCTTCGACGAGCACGTCCGGGTCATCAAGGTGGTGGTGGAGGCGGTCAAGAAGCGCGTGCCGGTGATCGCCGGGACCGGCTCGAACTCCACCCGCGAGGCCATCGAGCTGTCGCAAGCGGCGCAAAAAGTGGGCGCCGACGGCTTGCTGCTGGTGACGCCGTACTACAACAAGCCCGGCCAGGAGCATCTGTACCGCCACTTCAAAGCGGTGGTGGACGCGGTTCCTCTGCCGACGGTGGTGTACAACGTCCCCGGCCGCACCGGCTGCGATCTGCTGCCCGACACGATTGCCCGTTTGTGCGATCTTCCGGCGGTGGTCGGAGTGAAGGAAGCCACCGCATCGGCGTTGCGGGCGGCGCAGATCATCGCCAAGGTCGGCGATCGGCTGGCGGTGCTGTCGGGGGACGACGCCACGGCGTTCGCGCTCTACGCGCTCGGTGCCAAGGGCTGCATCTCGGTGGTCAGCAACGTCGCCCCGCGCGACATGAGCGCGATGTGGGACGCCGCGGTGGCTGGCGACTGGAAGAAGGCGCGCGAGCTGCACTACAAGCTGCTGCCGCTGGGCGAAGAGCTTTTCATTGAAGCGAACCCGGTGCCGGTGAAGGCGGCCCTGTCGATGATGGGTCGGATCGCCGACGAGCTGCGCGCGCCGCTTTATCCGCTGGCGCCGGCCAACCGCGAGCGCATCCGCGCGGCGCTGCAGCGCTGCGGGCTGCTCTAG
- a CDS encoding N-acetylmuramic acid 6-phosphate etherase, with amino-acid sequence MPRPRLAAAPTDFSQLPTEALNPRARHLDTMQPEEIARLMLSEEIKAVKAAHARADLIGRAARLVAGRLAAGGRLVYAGAGTSGRLGTLDAVECVPTFGVPPSRVVPIIAGGPQALTRSVEGAEDEGREAEQRLRRAAVGPTDAVCCIAASGVTPFARAALEYARFRRAASIFVTCGGAASTAALADVVIALDTGPEIIAGSTRLKAGTATKVVLNAISTSAFVLLGKTYGGLMVDVRPTNAKLWARATRIVRALSGLPDEDALNLLEKAGGRAKVALVMHHAEVGAARAKELLVEHKGSLRAIVGDIPLGAIAPGED; translated from the coding sequence ATGCCTCGTCCTCGCCTTGCTGCGGCCCCCACCGACTTCAGTCAGTTGCCGACGGAGGCTTTGAACCCGCGCGCGCGCCATCTGGACACGATGCAGCCCGAAGAGATCGCGCGGTTGATGCTGAGCGAGGAGATCAAGGCGGTGAAGGCGGCGCACGCGCGCGCCGATTTGATCGGGCGCGCGGCGCGCTTGGTGGCGGGACGACTGGCGGCGGGCGGGCGCCTGGTTTACGCCGGCGCGGGGACGTCGGGACGCCTCGGCACGCTGGACGCCGTCGAGTGCGTGCCGACCTTCGGGGTGCCGCCGTCGCGGGTGGTGCCGATCATCGCCGGCGGGCCGCAGGCCCTGACCCGTTCGGTGGAAGGCGCCGAGGACGAAGGCCGCGAGGCCGAGCAGCGGCTGCGCCGCGCGGCGGTCGGACCGACGGACGCCGTGTGTTGCATCGCCGCTTCCGGCGTCACGCCCTTCGCCCGCGCCGCGCTGGAGTACGCGCGCTTCCGTCGGGCGGCGTCCATCTTTGTCACCTGCGGCGGCGCCGCCTCCACCGCTGCCCTGGCCGACGTGGTGATCGCGCTCGACACCGGGCCGGAGATCATCGCCGGATCGACCCGCCTCAAGGCCGGCACCGCGACCAAGGTGGTGCTGAACGCCATCTCGACGTCGGCCTTCGTGCTGCTGGGGAAAACCTATGGCGGCCTGATGGTCGATGTGCGGCCCACCAACGCCAAGCTGTGGGCGCGGGCCACGCGCATCGTGCGCGCGCTGAGCGGTCTGCCCGACGAAGACGCGCTGAACCTGCTGGAGAAAGCCGGCGGGCGCGCCAAGGTCGCGTTGGTCATGCACCACGCGGAGGTGGGCGCCGCCCGCGCCAAAGAGCTGCTGGTCGAACACAAAGGATCGCTGCGCGCCATCGTCGGCGACATCCCGCTGGGCGCGATCGCACCAGGCGAGGACTAG
- the dapB gene encoding 4-hydroxy-tetrahydrodipicolinate reductase: MVNARIGVLGADGRMGRAIVRAIAANPGAMLAAAVERAGSPALGQDAGIVAGVGARGVLIQEGLPHKGVAQVWVDFSVPAASLTAAQAAAAGGVAMVIGTTGFSAAQKADLAVAAREVPIVFAANTSVGVNVLLKTVGDVARALGPAYDLEIVETHHRNKRDAPSGTALRLAEALAEATKRDLAATARYERHGEIGARTDGEIGIQAIRGGDVIGDHTVFFLGNGERIEITHRATSRDTFAHGAVRAALWVERQMPGLYDFRDVLGL; the protein is encoded by the coding sequence GTGGTAAACGCGCGCATCGGAGTGCTGGGCGCCGACGGCCGAATGGGCCGGGCCATCGTTCGCGCCATCGCCGCCAACCCGGGCGCGATGCTAGCGGCGGCGGTGGAACGTGCCGGGTCGCCGGCGCTGGGCCAGGACGCCGGCATCGTCGCCGGCGTCGGCGCGCGCGGCGTGCTGATTCAAGAAGGCCTGCCCCACAAGGGCGTGGCCCAGGTGTGGGTCGACTTCTCGGTGCCGGCGGCCAGCCTGACGGCGGCGCAAGCAGCGGCGGCCGGCGGCGTCGCCATGGTGATCGGAACGACCGGTTTTTCGGCGGCGCAGAAGGCCGATCTGGCGGTGGCGGCGCGCGAGGTGCCGATCGTCTTCGCCGCGAATACCTCGGTCGGCGTCAACGTGCTCTTGAAGACCGTCGGCGACGTGGCGCGCGCTCTGGGGCCCGCATACGATCTGGAGATCGTCGAGACCCACCACCGGAACAAGCGCGACGCGCCCTCCGGAACGGCGCTGCGCCTGGCCGAGGCGCTGGCCGAAGCGACCAAGCGTGATCTCGCGGCCACCGCCCGTTACGAACGGCACGGCGAGATCGGCGCGCGCACTGACGGGGAGATCGGGATCCAGGCCATCCGCGGCGGCGACGTGATCGGCGATCACACCGTGTTTTTCCTGGGCAACGGCGAGCGCATCGAAATAACCCACCGGGCCACGTCGCGCGACACCTTCGCCCACGGCGCGGTCCGCGCGGCGCTGTGGGTCGAACGTCAGATGCCCGGCCTCTACGATTTTCGCGACGTTCTCGGTTTGTAG